A region of the Myxococcus stipitatus DSM 14675 genome:
TCCACGGGAGGCGCTTCGACGGGCGCCTCGCGCTTCGAGGGAGCCTCGGCCGGCGTCGTCACCTCGGGGCTCGGCTCACTCGGAGCCTTGGCCACGGGGGACGCCTCGGGCCGCACCAGCGCGGCCGGCACATCCACGAGCCCTCCGCCAAGCGGCGCGACCTGCAGGGAGCTGGTCACGTACGACAGCGAATAGCCGCTGACGAAGCTCGCGCGGAACGCCTCGGGCCCGGTCAACACGGGCGCTTCGGCGGCCTTCTTCGCTTCCTTCGCCGAGACCTCGGAGGCCCCCGCCGCGCTCGCCAGGGCCTCGGCCGCGCGGGCCGTGGGGCTCGGCGCGATTCCCAGGTCCTTGTCGTACTCGACGCGCAGGTCGCTGTCCGTGAGGATTTCCATCGCCTCGGTCATCCGGGCGCGGAGCGCATCCACCTGATCCGACTCCACCAGCGCATACACCGCGATGGAGTCTGGAGCATACAGCTCCATCAGCCGCGCATATGCGGCGCGGATCTCCTCCATCTGAGCGGTGACTGGGACCTCCAGGAGTTCGTAATAGGTCTGCTGCGCGAAGGGCTTCATGGGGAAGAGGGGTCGGGTATTCCGTCGAGTGCGAGCAAGCGCGAGGCGATGCGCTGAATGGCGGTGGCGGCCGGGGAGTCGGGCCGTTCAATCAACACGGGGCGCCGCTTACGCACCGCGCGCCACGCCTCATCGTCATACCGGATGGCCCCCAGGTCATCCATGTCGATCCCAAAGAACTTCTTCCACGCCGCCGCGACGGCTGCTCCCACGTTCAGGTCCGCGTCCGTCCGAGCCTGGTTCACCACCAACCGGATGCGGAAAGCAGCCAGCGCTCCTTCGAGTCGCTGCGCACCCACTGGGTCCTTCCGCCGCACCTGCTCGAGCACATCGTGCAGCGTGCGCAGCGAGCCCTCCCGCGTCGTGAGCGCGCTGTCCACCATGTCCTGGAGGCCATACTCCGCCTCCATCTGCTGGAGCCTGCGGAAGAAGGCCGCCTTCGCGAAGCGGTACGCGTTCTCCACCGACGTGGGCTCGGGCAGCACCACCAGGAGCCCGTGGTCCGCCATGATGAAGAAGTCGATGGTGTTGAAGCTCGTCCCCGCGCCCAGGTCCAGGATGAGGTAGTCGGCGGACGCGCCCATCAACGTCTTCAGCAGCTTCTGCTTCTGGGCGTACTTGAGGTTCGCGGCGTCCAGCGCATCCTGCGCGCCGGCGATGAGCGACAGGCGCGGCACGCCCGTGGGGACAATCACATCCTCCAACCGAGCCTTGTTGCGCCGCAGGAAGTCGGACAGCGTCGCCTCCGGCTGTCCCACGCCCAGGCAGGTGTGCAGGTTCGCACCGCCCAGGTCCGCGTCCACCAACAACACGTTCGCTCCGGACTGAGCCAGCGCGACGCCCAGATTGGCGGACACCATCGACTTGCCGATGCCCCCCTTGCCGCCCCCCACCGCGATGATGCGGCGGGGTCTTGCGCGGCGGCCCAACCCTGGAGGCCCTGGGACCACTGGCTCAGGAGTGGTTCCCAGGGCACGGGCATCTGCCTGGGGCGTTCGCGTCGGCTTGGACATGGGCAGTCGCATCAAAGCCCGTCCTACTGCCCGAGTCGACTCCCCGCCAATCCGCGGCCGGTCAGCCGATAATCCCCACACACGCGCAGGACTGGCTGCCGTCACACGCCGCGCCGGCCTCCGTCTCACACCGGCTGTCACCGCAGCATCGGACCGCCGGCGAGCACGCCTGCCCCATCGCCGAGCAAGTCGCTCCCGACAGGCACGTTCCAGACGTACTTCCTCCCGGGATGTTGCAGCTCAACCCGATGCAACAATCCGCCGCGGATGTGCACACACTCCCCTGCGGCTGACACGACTGCGGCGCCTGGCAGCTCCCTCCCGAACAAACTCCAGAGCAACACGACGTCCCAGAACTACAGGACCGCCCGTTGGGAACACAGACCGGGCCCGCGTCGGAACCACCGGAGCCCGTATCGGTGCCGCCATCCGAGCCCCCGACGCCACCATCCGGCGTCCCCGGCCTGACGACACACGCGAAGGTCAGCTCTCCCACCGCGAGACACTGCGTGCCCGCGCAGCACCGGGGCTGCTCCGGGTCGCACTGCGTGCCCACGGGCTCGCAGGCGGTCGGGTGCTGACAGGTGAAGCCCCCATCTCCGGGCAGACACAGGTTGCCGCCGCAGCACTGGTCGCTGAACTGGCACGTCGTGCCCTCCGCGATGCAGCACCCTTCCTCACCGGTGTAGCCCGTGGGGCATTGCGCCGGGCACGTCCCGCCGGGGCAGCCGCCGAAGCACCGAGGCACCCCCGACGAGTCCACCTTGCACACCGCCTTCTGTCCATCACAGCAGGCCTGGCGAGCGTTGACGTCGATGACACCGCCGTCGGGCAACATGCCATCTCCACAGATGTTGCCCACCGGGTTGCAGCCATTGGGCTTGTCACAGCGGTTCTCGCGACAGTCCACCGCGTTGGCCACCTTCTCGCCGCCGCAGCACGCGCCATCACTGGAGCAGTAATCCCCCGTGGGGCGGCAGCCGCTCACGGGCTGACACACCGTGGCGCCATAGCCCAGGTCCACGCAGGTGCGCGTGCAGCAGTTGCTGTCGCTCGCACAAGGATTGCCGTCCTGGACGCAATTGCCAGCACCACCACCGCCCACGGCCACGCATCGCCCCGGAGTACCCGTGCCATCCTGCGAGCACACGCCGCCGCAGCAGTCCTCGTTGCGCAGGCACAAATCATCATTGGCCTGGCAGGAATACGCGGGCTTGCAGATGCCCGCCTGGCAGTTGGTGGAGCAGCACTCCGCGCCGGAAGCACATGCCTGTCCGGGCACCTTGCACGACGAGGTTCCCGCGGGAAGCACCGCGCACTTGCCGTCACCACCGCACAGCTTCGTGCAGCACTCCTCCGCCTTGGAGCAGGCACCGCCCACGTCCAGACATTGGAGCGAGGAGCACGTGCCGCCCAGACAACTCTGGGTGCAGCAGTCGATGCCGCTGGTGCAGGACTCGCCCGCGGGGATGCACTGCTCGCTGGAGACAGGACACGTCCCCGCTTCCGTGCAGGCCCCCGTGCAACAGGAGGCGCCGCCGGTGCGACTGCAGGCCACTCCGACGTCGAGACATTGCGAGCCCGGCCCCCCATCGGGAGGAGAGGTCCCCGCGTCTACGCCAGGCCCCTCGGGCTTGCGCGGCGGCCCGTCGTTCTCGGTACAGCCCGCCACGGACAAAGCCATGGCCATGCCCACCAGCATCAGCCAGCGGTACGCATTCATGTGGAGTCTCCCTGCCGGACCGGTGCCTTATCCATCCGGGGGAGGGGCAGACCGGCCACGAGTCAGCGCGTGTGCTCGTCGCGCACGACGGAAGGACCCGGTGGCGCGCCTGGCGGCCACGCGTCGGGTGTCATGACTCCGGCAGTGAGGCTCCGCGCCCTACTCGTCCAGCAATTCCACGTTCCAGTACGACGCGTCCGCCAGGTGCAGGAAGGGCAACCACTCCTGATACGTCACCTTGCGCGTGGCGCCTCGGAACAGCGGCGTCCAGCGAGGCCTCACGGGCTTCTTGAGCAGCCTCATGTCGGCCTGCTCCGGCGTGCGGCCCCCCTTCTTCAGGTTGCACGGGACACAGGAGCACACGACGTTCTCCCACGTCGTCTTGCCCCCCTGCGTGCGAGGCATCACATGGTCCAGGTTCAGCTCGCTGCGCGGCAGGTTCTTCCCGCAGTACTGACAGGTGTCCGCGTCGCGCGCGTAGATGTTGAGCCGGGAGAAGCGCACCCGTCCCCTGGGGAGATGGTCATACGCGCTGAGCACCAGCACCCGGGGAACGCGGATGGTCCGGTTGATGGTGGTGATGCAGTCATTGGTGGCGCTCAGCGCCG
Encoded here:
- a CDS encoding HNH endonuclease, translating into MINSAVLVLNRYYQPVHVTSVKRAFSLLYQGVAKAIDAQYRLYEFDDWAALSATNDCITTINRTIRVPRVLVLSAYDHLPRGRVRFSRLNIYARDADTCQYCGKNLPRSELNLDHVMPRTQGGKTTWENVVCSCVPCNLKKGGRTPEQADMRLLKKPVRPRWTPLFRGATRKVTYQEWLPFLHLADASYWNVELLDE
- a CDS encoding P-loop NTPase, translating into MVPGPPGLGRRARPRRIIAVGGGKGGIGKSMVSANLGVALAQSGANVLLVDADLGGANLHTCLGVGQPEATLSDFLRRNKARLEDVIVPTGVPRLSLIAGAQDALDAANLKYAQKQKLLKTLMGASADYLILDLGAGTSFNTIDFFIMADHGLLVVLPEPTSVENAYRFAKAAFFRRLQQMEAEYGLQDMVDSALTTREGSLRTLHDVLEQVRRKDPVGAQRLEGALAAFRIRLVVNQARTDADLNVGAAVAAAWKKFFGIDMDDLGAIRYDDEAWRAVRKRRPVLIERPDSPAATAIQRIASRLLALDGIPDPSSP